GAATCCCATTGGGAGGTCAGTTGGAAAATGTATGAGCTCACTATTGAACACAAGTCCCTGTTGATAAGAGCATGAGCTCATGTAGATGATTACTGTAAATATTGTAAACTCAAATCACCCCTAAAATCTTCAAAAGCAATATCATATTTGCACtatttattatgtatttgtactatttgtTGTAgctaaaaattaatatttttttaaattaatctcCCTCCCCAAAACCAACGTTAACCCTGAACAAGCCTCCTTTCCTAATTTGTTTGGCGTTTGCTGACATTTTAGTACAAATCTCTCTACATATATATCcaggtcatttttttttttgatttccCTTTCTCAATGTTGAGGTAATTAATTGATTTATAATTTGATTGGGAATGGGAATCCTTCATcccaaaaacatgcaaaactgCCGTTGAAAAAGTTGGAATGATTCCTGAGTGTGATTCTGTTTAAGTACAAAAGGAAGAAGAGACTACCAAAAGACCTAGTCAGTTGTGgtctctgtttgtgtgcctCCACAGTGTCTTCAGTCTAAAGTGGTGATCAGCAATAATGAGATTCACGAAAAAAGAATGCTGTCAGCAGTATGAGGAACTGTAGCTGTCGCCCTCCCAGCAACACATCAAACCACAATACCCAATGTGTTGAACCCTCCGCTACTGTAGACCACCACAGCTCTGTCATTTCAGTAGAGAAAAGCCACCCCTATCCAGCTTTAAGCTTTAACCTGCAGGTTTAAACAGCAGATTGGAATGACATGCTTGAAGTGTATGGAAGTGGTACTCATTAACAAGCGTTTTCTATTCTGTGTTGAGTGCTCAGGTGTGATTTTACAATTGTTTTCTCATTATTCATTTCAGTGTTAACTTTAAcccaaaaatacattcaaagcTTGCCCTAAATTTGTATACCTCATGGGTGTCTTGTAGTATCCTGAtttgatttaaatgttatttgctTGTAGGTGTTTTTTTTGCAGACCCAACTTCCCTGggtttttaaaatagttttgaggTATGACAATGTCTGACTACATTTTGTGGTGAGCTAACTCTTTAAAGGAGCATTTCAGTCTCTTTACCAACTGGATGGTTTCCTCGCCTGAACGTAGTCTATAGACCAAGAGAAACTGTAATACACGGTTCAGAGCAAACTGGGCAAAGTGCAATTTCTACAGTACGTACATTTCATACCTACAGTATAAAACCAATccccttcaaataaaatatgtaatcatactttgaatacatttataaatgctAAAATTTCCCAAAAGAGTTTGCTTTCAATGACTAAATGTAGATTTGTTGAACtttgtaatggctttttaaataaggTCCATCTGACATCAAGTTGTAAAAAAGTGAAATACACCTTTAACTCTTTACGTGAAACCTTCTGCCTTTGGTTGGCAAACCTGGCACACTGAAGACATCGCCACAAGTCCCAGAACCCCTTTGAAGCCTTTGTTCATAGGAGGTACTTAGTTGCACCTAAATACGGGTTCAAGCTAGTTCCTGTCAGCATTTATATCTCTACTATGATCTCTGTGGGGAAAGTGGAACGAGGTCAAACCTAAGACATGCAGAGAGGGATATGGTGACAGACAACATTAAACCCAAGGATAATCTTATCCATGCACTACTGCTCGTGTATCATGGTCTGCCACATTATTTCAAAGCCTCTCTTACAGGTTGTCGTCATTGTGCAAGTGCTACTCAACGGTAAGACGTTGTTTCTCCAGTCTACGCACTGTACGGTAAATTACTGTAATGGCTATGTACGTTCTGAACCAAAGGAGAAGGGTTCTCAGTTTAAGATGGGATGGattatacttgtaaatgttcctCCTTCCAATAGTGTGATTACTGGATTAAAGAAAGTGTGAATTATTTAGTGACCTGGCTTTATAATCAAATTCGCAAGTGATATTGAGTAGTAcagaatgtatgttttttagAACAACAAAGTATGGGCTGACTCATTAATCTAAAAAGAAATGTACGTATACTTAAGCCCAAAGATGTACACCTTCGGGGGTAACCTTTCAGTTATGGAACATGTGACAGGATGACTATGACCTTATTTTTCATAGCATTTCTTTGAATTGGGTATTCTCAAAGTTGTTCACATTTTCTTCATATTGTATTCCCCTTTACTCATgaaaaatatagtaattgacaactGATGACTTAGTtcttgtaaaatatatataggccaatatatattgtaaaatacaaatatatgtacAGAAAACCTGTACAACATATATGTGTGAGTAAAATACAACGACAAAAATGATTACaagtgtacattttgtttgactGAAAATTTAATTTGTATGTGGTTTAATCAGATACAGGTCATATATCAtaagacagaaaacaaacagtagCAATATAATGTACATCTAAATAACTGTTGTCACCAGTTGACAACTTCTTTGCTTTTTTCTAGGACCCAGTTGGGCTGAAGAAGTAGTAGGAAACATGGGTAataacatcaacatcagttTCTCATTTCCGAACACATCAAAAGCAAAAGTTGAATCAGTTGGTCTTTACAAAGATGGCATCAAGATCGGCGAATGCAATGTTAATCATGTGCAAAATTGCAGCTGGAAAAAAGCCACATGGATCTTTAACATGGCCACTACAGAGGCTGTTTTCTGGATCCAAAAACTGACATTAGCCGACAAAGGTACTTATTGGGCCACACTGTTCTCAAACAGTAGAACGTTTCCCATTGTAAAAAGCAACGAGGTGACTCTTACTCTTGAATCGGACAGAATTACCACAGGTAGGATATGCAACCACTCTAAACACTGAACATCATTGTCCCAGTCACCACCCAATCTTCACATCACAACTTCCTTTTTCACCAAAATTCTATCTTTAATTTTCTTTATGGTATTTTGACAGTAATTGTTTCATTGATGTGTGTTAAAAAGTGATGGAGCAACGTTCCCACCTTTTTTCGTTAAGAAGTACAAAAGATCAAGAATGTAGGCAAACTCACTTGTTTGAGACATTTATTATGTACCTTCAGTACATTGTCCTTTAGTCACTTCAAAAATGATTGGCAAAGTTGAGCAAAAAAGGCTATGTAAATTTTAACAACAAAGGTAATGAGTTATATTTTGTAATAAGCCAAAAGCCCTGAGAATTAAATTTTTACAATATGTTGTCAAAATCTTGTAAGCATTCTTGAAAATTCtaattaaattctgctttttaGTTACATATTGGTCTTAAGGAACTGAATTGTGGCTTTCCATGCGTGGCATCCTGTTCTACTGGTGTATAACAATGTAGCAATGTGGATGTAAAATTAATTTACTGAGGGCAAGGATCAGATGTTATAGTCTGCAGGATGTTATAACACACTGGGTCTTGAGTGGAACCATGCTATGGGGAGATTAAACTCAAATCAACCTCTTTGTCCACATTGACCAGACATGGGTGTAATATAGAAATAAGGAATGATTCTGTTGTCCAAACACATAAATAATATTGAAGAAGCCTAGTGCCAACTGCCTTCCAAGGGAAAAGTGCACAGAGTAGACAATTGTTTAATTTTGACACTTTTTAAGGAAAAATACATGATTATTTGAGAAATTAGTAATTTTGGTTTGATAACCTAAAATCATCAGTACAGGACACTCCACATTTAGGCAAATTAAATTacctttgttatttattttacatccttttttgttttattaatggttccaataataataattgtgtagGGGACTGTATAgggaaaacaaatataatttctACACATTTTCCAGCTGACATATCTTAgatttttgtattgtatttttacttGGGTACCTGCGACTCACTCAAAGGGTACCGCAACCCAAATTTGAGAGCCAGTTGAAGAACACTGTAAGGCCTCAGTCAACACTATTGACAAAAGAGTTCTGATGTCATGTACAACCTGAAAACACAAAGCTTTCTCACAATTCACTAATGCCTCAAGTCTCACGTAAGGGGCGTCCATTTTCTATTCCAGAGTCTTCATCAATCACCAATAACATAGAAGCTGAAGATAATGATGGCACTGAAAGCAACACCAACAGCACCTTCACTATCCTCATCGTCATTGCTGTGTTAGGGCTACCCAGCGTTGCCATGTTATTGGGACTGCTTATTTGGTTTTGCTGGACTGAAAAAAGGAACCCAGGTATAACGCCTTAACATTAACCACTGTATTTAATTCTTACTCTAATTCTATATGACCTAGTTTGGACAACATTATAGTTTAAGTTCAACCCTTGTGGACTGACACAGGCTGCTTGCGTGTTGATGAATTGGGGTGGTAACGTTTTGTTGCCCATGTGAATGTGATGACTGACAGTGTTTAGGGATGCCTCCACTGTTCAGGGTTCATATCCGTCTGAAAATAACAGTGGAAGGGTGTCAGATTGCTGGTGTACATTGACACTGAGCCCCACCCAAAGATGCCTATTCatcttttgtctgtgttgtctagATATATCAATGCATTGACAAAATTGCAGCTGTGTATCCACGAGTGAAATATAAAGAGCATTCTGGTTGTCAACAAGGCCATTACAATTGTGAGAAAGCCATCCCTGCTTGCTGAGGCAACGCTAATTTAATTATGGGGCAATGCGAATTAATGTAATTATGGTGCTAAAATACAAATTGTGGTAATAATTTGGTAGCCAGTTTATGATATCAATGCAAGCAAGGTGTTTCAGGGTTATGAAGCACACTATGGTTATGTATAGTCATCTGCAATGTGTTGTGCTTGGTTGCTTGTGTCTTGTTGCTTAAAAAATGAACTTGTGCTGTATTTCTACCTCCATGATAATGTTCTAATGGCAATATGATGTATGTATTACGTTATAATACGCATTATGTAGCATTATTCATACCTTTGCCTTGTGCATCTTTCTCTGCATTAAAGTTGACACCTGTACCCAAGATCCATATTTATTACCTAAAAGATTGCTTTATAGTCGTAGTCAGGGAATCTGTAACCCTTTATCTTGGTCAAAAATGTGGTTGCTCTTGTGAGCATGGAAATGTAGTGGATGCTTTTCGTGTGTGgaaacatttgcaaaaatgAGCAACATTCATACCTCTCAAATGAGCCACTGTTGCAGTTTCACATCTCACACTCATGACTCACTCATTTTGATATGAAAACTTTCTTTAGTCCGGGGGAAACAGCCACCTACACGGCAGAACACATAGGCACAGAGGCGggaggaaaaataaacattgttgttTGCTTAATGCTGTCCCATCCAACATTCAGTTCTTTCAATGGCCAGTCACTCCAAAACAGAGCATAATGTGTAATTGAGTTGTTTTGTTTCTGAAGCCCTCTGATGACCTGAGTACATCCACATACCACTAGAAAAGACAATCTTCCATCCAAAATGTTTGACTAGAGGAATTGTCATCTCATAAGGCTGACTGAACAGATAGTAGCTATGTCCGCCACAGTATTACAAAGACCAACGTGAAAATGAACATCCGTAGTGGATAAGAAAAGCCTACACCATCTTCAACCTCTTAGAAGGCCATGGTCTTTTAACATCTTGGACTCCAAATGTCTTTTTTGGACTCCAAagatttcacagacacagattaatcCTAGTCTAGGAATAGAAAATCAAGCTCAGTAGAGTTCTAGATTGATCTTGAGTTTTTATTCCTTGACCAGGCTTAATCTGTGGGCCCCCATGTCTCGACAAACATTATAGTATACAATAGTCATCTGGGTCATTTGTCGTTTCTGATTGGGTGTTTTAGTTGAAAATTCAGgatgatattttgtctttgattaacacagaatattatttttcttatgTTTAGAACGGGACAAGCAAGAGGACTTCAGTGCTAAGCCAAAGGTAAGACACTGAAGCTGAGCCCTGTTTGAATTTTGCCCCATTGGTATCCACAACCACAAGACACATTTGattaaaaagtacaaaaacatatttacaggAGTCAGGAGAGGCGTCCACCTCAATGCCTGTGTATTCTGTGGAGTACGGAGTGGTGTCCTTCAACAACAAACCCAGTGGAGGAAAAGGGGCCCAGCATGAAAGGGCGGGAAACATTATGAGACCTTCAGAGACAGTGGAATATGCCACTATCACCTTTCCCCCACGACAAAGGGGGGCAAATGGGAGATAGCAGGCCAACTGACTCTCTACACTGTGCCCTTTGAATTCCAATCCAGGCCCCTGGACCACTGCTTTTTAAAGTgattcaccaaacactggggTCTGTTCCATTTAAATTCCAGTCCAttcagaaagagaaacaaagtcAAACTCAAAATATTCGTCATTCAAAAGGGTTGGCATTAGAATTGTAATTTCAGCGTAAATCCACAAATGACTGGTATTTAAGTTACCCTTCACTGATACTCGATTAGACCTGTGACACCAGGTGAGTGTGATTATCTGCCAGCCAGCCAAGCACTCCAGACCTTACAGGGTAAGAACTGTTCCATTAAACACAGTTGATCTTGGACAACTGCGCCAGATCTAAAACGTGTACCTTTTTAAATACGATGGGAAAGCGGTGCTAAATGTAAGTTGTGTGCAGTCAGAGTGGCTCGCCCTCGAGACACAGAACACGTGCTGAACGATAACGAAAGCTTTTTATGTGTCGCTATGAGGTTATACCATAGGAATGGAGACAGCGAAGGAGGTGTTAAACCACACTTAGTCCGATCCCGTGCAACAAAAGAATTGTTTTGCGGTTAGGCTTTGAATGCATCCTGCCGGAAATGTAAGGTCAGAAACGTGCTTACAATCATTATACATGTTAACAATATATTTACCCTtcttattttcaaaaacatgctGAAATGTTTGTATGGAGTGCTGGAATAGAATGTATGCCACGAAAAGTCAGTGGTTCAGACACTATTTGGTTCAGTATCTTTGGAGGATACACGTGTGCTTTGAGCCCAGTAATTTTCACTGGAAAACTCAATTGTAAATAAACTATGTGGATAATCGAAGTTGATCACATTGCTTTGATTAAACTCTGTTGTGATTTAACTCTTTCACTGAGAAAGCTCCAGAGCACCCTGtgatagtgatggccattcgaggcttcattaccgttcttttagcagcaggatattatgctagcagctaTCTCAGaatttattttcagaataaaagcaattattgaaatatataaggcaatatagttaacaatgtagtcggtacattttatatttaatgtccGTTCTAAAGATactcttgtctgttctttttcacagactagattgctgattacagtggatttaaaaagtctacacacccctgttaaaacgccaggtttttgtgatgtaaaagaaggagacaaaaataaataatgtcagaacattttccacttttaatgtgcacagatggctgtgcacaggagatgtcctcacaatctgagagatttggagcacttttgcaaagaagagtgggcaaatattgccacgtcaagatgtgccatgctaatagactcctacccaaaaagacggaGTGcggtaataaaatcaaaaggtgcttcaacagaatattagtttaagtgtgtgcacacttatgcaaccaggttattgtggggttttatttttccccctcaaagatttcagtttgtttttcaattgaattgttcatgttataggtcacattaaaggtggaaaaagttctgacatgatttatctttgtttcattcttttacatcacaagaacctggcattttaacaggggtgtgtagactgtttatatcaactgtatattgctttatacatttcaatgatggcttttattatgataaagaaaatctgagtgcagCAAGCATAATATCTTGCTGcaaaaataacgctaatgaagcctcgaatggcaaTCACTACCCAGCGCAGTATTTGAAGGGTGTTCacttaaatgtatttctgtcaAGAGCCATTTATATAGATAAGACTGGGTTCATTATTGAAATTGTattctgttatgttttaattttttttttatatgctgGTCAGTCAATGGACAATCCTGTTTCCAGAAAAGCAGGGATgctgcaaataaaacagaaggcagttatgtgcaaatcatttatccctatatttaagtgaaaatagaacaaagacaGCCGTTTGCAAACTGAGGAGACGAATTTCTCTTGtttagaaagtgaaatgtattgatatagtatgatataggatttctgctgctcaacagttcagggtcttttctgttgtatttttcatttcatgatgtgccaaatgttttcaataagtgacaggtctagactgcaggcaggccagttgaGCACCCAGACTCTGTAACTAAAAAAGACATGTCTGGATATCAGGATTTGTTGCCCTAAAACCATTCAACATGAATAATGTCTTAACAGATGTGCAAGTAACCAATGCGTTGTGCTCTAAGGCACCCctataccatcacagatgctggcttttgaactgtgcgctgataatgTCATGGAAAACACTTAAGATTTCCAGCAAAAAAGGTGCAAaaactcaggaacttgtgaatccaaaatAGGCTTTAATGAAGATTCAAAGAAGCagagttggtctgcagaacaactgacttccaaaccttaaacacacatttgtatacagtatggttatgcAATAatattaggtcctcccattatgctaatatCTGGGTGGATCCTTCTCGAatcttccatcaatgtttttcacaagcTCCCCCAGCCACTACTCATTATtactcagcatattctctgaagtCGAAGGATTTCCTTATATATgggctcactcatcctcccaagGCATTCAAGGACAAGCAACAGGTCATTCTGACATCAAGATGAAATTAACTGTTGCTCCTTAGTCACATCAATATAGTAAGAAGAAAAACTGAGCACAGCTGTTGACCTTGACACACATAGAAATCCAAACTGCGTATCTTATTCTTCATCAgtctctcttaacaattaaatgtggaaaaatcacTGTTTGAGAAAATtatatgagccctggttaaatgtttcattaacaCCCAATTGATATGCAAGAGATcacatgagacgttctgtctactcttcatcaggttaatttCTTGagagaacaacattttaaatatccctacaataagaagccagatggtccctttcctcttcAGTCCGGACGACCCggagtccatgattcccaaaaataatttgcaaTACGGAGTgtctatttgcacccaggtgagTACGCCAAAGGATACTGGTCACTCGGGACCGGCAGCAGATTAGTTAGTGACATGTACACACAGGCTGTAGTAATAAACCTGAAACTTACAGATGAATGAAGTCAGTACCTCACCAAAGCATAGGGTGTTTACCATTTAATAGTCAAAGTAAATGTAGATCGATGCAAATAGTATTGAGGTATGATTAGTTTGAGTATTTGCACTCGGGTAGTTGGGtacggacacctgggtgcaaatatcGTTGTTGGCTATGGACACCTGCCTGAAAATAGCATCTGCCTTTCAAATATTGGTTTGTCAGAGCACAGGACAGTATgcctcagtccattttaaatgagcttgggcccagagaaggaagcatcatttctggatgttgtttatatatggtttgttctttgcatggtagagttttatcTTGCATTTgtgatgcagcaacatactgtgtcctcagacaatggttttcggatgTGTTGCTGAACCcacgcagtgatgtccactacagaatcgtgtctgtttctaatgcagtgctgcctgagggcctgaagatcatggccatccaatattggttttcggtctTGTCCTTGACATAAAGAGATTTCTCCGGGTTCTCTGAAtctttaataatattatgtaccgtggatgatgagatccccaaactctatGTTACATTGACAAACTTTATTCTTACATTTTTCCAtgatttgcctgcgcagtctttcagagtggtgaaccactTCCCAActttacttctgacagacccatcctctctggaatgatcttttaatacccaatcatgttactgacctgttgccagccAACTTAATTAGTtatgtgatattccaccaggtatAGCTTTTTCTGCATTACACAaatgttcttttctttttgttgcctctttcccaacttttttgaaacatgttgccgGCATCCaatttaaagtgggcatatatttttccagaaacaataaaatgtctcagtttcaacatttgatatgttctctttgtactattttctaatgaatatagggattaaatgatttgcacatcattgcattctatttttatttacattttacgtagcgtcccaacttttttctcTGCTTCAGTGGGAGCTAAGGGCTGCCAGTTAAATGAACAAAGTGTGTTACTAGCCTCCCACCAAACTCAAATTGCATCAAATTAATGTTAAATAGGCAGATGAGGACTTCtgcaaatacaaacattttttgGGCTGTTTGTGTAATATGCTGTTCATATGTGCCTCAAcctgaaattccaagtttgaaagcgagTGGTGTTGATGACTTGGGGAATATATTGACATACTTTACATGACATAGCACATTATTTTCAGAGGAAAATGTTGGCACAACAGCGCTATTTTACAACTAGATGCCAAAGTTCCCTGAACGCCTCTTTAATAGCTTGTTCAACAGTGGGTATGGATGGTAATAGTCAggtttcctccagatgtgaCGCTTGTCATTCAGGCCAAAGAGATTAATATTGGTTCTATCACACCAGAAGATCTTGTTTCTAAGCCTATGAGTCCTTTAGGAGCCTTTTGGCTGTGGAGTGGCTTTTGTCTGGCTACTTTaacataaaggcctgatttTTTGAGTGCTTCAGAGATGGTTAACGTTCTGGAAGTCTCCCATCTACACACAGGTGGACAATTCTCCCAATTGCTCAGTTTGTCTAGTaagagtgttggtggttccaaatgTCTTCCATTTAAGACTGATTGAGGGCACCATGTTCTTCGGGATCTTCAGTGCTGCAGACATTTTTTGGTTCCCTttcccagatctgtgcctcgaACACAATCCTTTCTCAGAGCTCTATGGACAGTTCCTTCAACCTGGTCGCTTGGTTTTGCTCTGACATTCTCTGTCAACACTGGGATCTTCAACCCCATTCAAAATAAGGCTGTATCAAATGTAGAAATGGGAAGCATTCTGAATACCTTCCGCATGTACTATATGTATCAACTGTGTCTTCGGATACAAATCTGAATCAGCATCTGCTAAACGACTAAATCATTACTGACCCCTCTTACCCTGGTCATccagtttattaaaaaaaacgtcCTCCTACAGGCAAAGTGCAGGTAGGCAATACAGATACAAAAATGAGACTTCTCGTCACATCAAGCCACCTCCAAACTGTTAACCAATCAGCTTGCGCTGTCCTGCGCCCATATCTGCTTACATCTACATAGATTCATTTCCTCGAAATCTGTAAAGCCGTAAAcctatgtatattatatacttACTTCTCATATACTATCATCTTGTACTCGTGTGTTTCATTGAATATCACTGTATATCATGTGAACCTCTCATGCAGTTTGTGTTCTGAATGTCATATTTCTGTGAGCGGCACCTCTGAACCAGACCAAGATTTTGTTAGGACTGTTTAAAAGGGTATTATTAGAAGAATACGAATGTGTTGTTAGCAAACCTGCCTGGTCAAATAAATAATGTGGCTGACATATTGGTCGTCTCTTATTTCATCGTTCTATGACCCTGTCGTTGGATGTCATTTCCTACACAGCATGGAGTGCAGCTTCCAATCAAATACTTCTAAAAGTTTCTACTGCGACTCTGAAATGCCAGACTTTTTTTGCCTtagcaaaacaatgttttaaaaaccacACGAGGATCACAAATAATTCACATTGCTAGTTGCAGGCTAGATAATTTCCCTCCTGAAAAGCTGGCCTATTTAAAATCCTGTATCTGGGTGGGGTTTGTTTCAAGTGGGCGTAAGGTAATGTGTTGTCAGCAGCAGTCTATATTATACCAGCAATATAAGATCAACATAGATTATATCAACTCTAGATGAAGATAGATGATTCAGAATGGTTGCTGCCTTGGTCGGTTGTCTTGGTTTTCACAGAGGTTGTGGCCATTGACCCTGCAGTAACAAACAGCCAGTCAGGTTTCAGCTAAATAATCTTGCTCTTTCTCTGCCGGCGATGCAATGTTTCCATCACCTTCATTAAGGTTGTGTCAACCAAGTGTTTTTCTCAGGCAACTTGTTAGTGTGACACTCACTGAGGCGGCAATAACTCCCAGTCTCTGTAGATCTCAGGCGCCGGGGTCAAAATGATTCAGACAAAAAAACAGCCCACACACCATGGACTCCCTAGCTGGTTGTGGTTTCAGCAGTGTAACTGTATATTAAATCAGTTTGTATTACTGTGAGGGCAGCGTCAGCCAACTGGCCTAAATTTCTGTACATTAACTTTATCTTGGTAACCGCCTGGCCCAGTGAGATGGCACAGAACTAGTTCTCGTCAGGGTTAAGGCGCCTTCTTTTTTACTTTCATCGTATCAGCGGAAAAAGTCTGAAAGAACACAAGAAAGAGCACAAGCACATTGAAAATTATAACCTGTTGTAAATATAGctgagaaaacaaacaaatcaccGGGTTGCTCTGCAAAATCCCCAGCAGGTGGTAGTATGACCATAGAGCAGAGGGTCTGATTTTGGATGAGCCGTCTTTCCTCCATGACTGTGCATGCCCGGCGCTCTCCACCTTCCACACTATATGGAGGCACAGACACTGGATGTCTAGGAGCAGATTCCTGTGTCTCCACTCAAGCAATGTGATTCTTTGTCCACGGAGATCAATGGCAATTGATCAAGCTCTAGCCTCTTCCTCTTTACCGTTAAGAACgttgtgaaatgtgaaaagaaaatgtaatatgcCGTGTCGTCATCACCATCCGGTATTCAATGGACAGACTAAGTCGAACAGTCTTGAATAACAACTCCAATGTATTAAGGTTTTTTTATCTTAAAGTTGCCACGATGTGACCTGTAGCACACTGCACAGGCCAATTATACAATCGCAAtaacttaaagggatagtttgaccaAGATtaatatttgggtgaaattgaAATAATCcttaccctgagttgttttTGAAGGCCCATGGGGTTATTTTTCTGAACTAGACATTGTTCatctctgtcccagcctggaatttgcattattagcatcatcaGAATTaatgaattgaaactgtgttCTGAGCAACTCCTTGATGGTCATACATATTATACATACAGAGGCGTAGGTTTCATTAAACATGAGTGGGACTTTTTGAAAATGGCCTTATGCCGCCCCCCACTTTTTATCAACGGAACTCTATTACAAGAAACGTTCAATGGTGTGATGGTAGTACGGTAAGCAATTGCATAATTGGAATAAGACTGCCGTTAGGATCACATGCAGGCACATTACTTTGAGGTAGTTGCTGAAACCGGCTGGTTGCCATGGAAGCTACCGTTGCTACAGAAAACT
The nucleotide sequence above comes from Esox lucius isolate fEsoLuc1 chromosome 8, fEsoLuc1.pri, whole genome shotgun sequence. Encoded proteins:
- the LOC105025357 gene encoding uncharacterized protein LOC105025357, producing the protein MHYCSCIMVCHIISKPLLQVVVIVQVLLNGPSWAEEVVGNMGNNINISFSFPNTSKAKVESVGLYKDGIKIGECNVNHVQNCSWKKATWIFNMATTEAVFWIQKLTLADKGTYWATLFSNSRTFPIVKSNEVTLTLESDRITTESSSITNNIEAEDNDGTESNTNSTFTILIVIAVLGLPSVAMLLGLLIWFCWTEKRNPERDKQEDFSAKPKESGEASTSMPVYSVEYGVVSFNNKPSGGKGAQHERAGNIMRPSETVEYATITFPPRQRGANGR